From the genome of Mesotoga sp. Brook.08.105.5.1:
GGTAAGGTTCCCCTTGAGGATTACCTTGGTGAGAAATTCGCCAATGGAGAAGAGTTTGTCGAGAAGTTCTGCAGAAGAAGAAACTATCTTGCCAAACAGGGAGCGCTCGACACAACCAGAGGAGCCCACACTTTTCTCAGAGAGGTCGCGGCCGGGAAGGCAGGAAGGTTTTCCTTCGAAGATCCCAAAAGCTTTTACAGTACCGATTCGCCCGAAACAGAGTGATCTCTCGCTCTGCTTCTCAAATCGGCCCATATTTGATCAATAAAACTGTAGGTCAGCCACTCTTCGATGATGTGGAGTTCCCTTGTGCCCAATCTGGTTGGTTTGATGATGTCACTCTCTCTTTTGAGATACCCTCTTGTTATTGTCGAGTAAAGGAGAAATCTCATCCTCAATGGAAGTCTTCCAAAGTGTTCTTCAACACTGCCGAGATCGAGGTGGCCACCGTAAAGCGCCCAGAAAGAGTAATAGAGAATCGCCGAAAACTTACCCATTTTGATCGTCTTACTGACCGGAAGCTTCCCGGAATCGACAAAGGAGAAGTATTCATCGAGAGAAAAGGTATTAGTTCGAAAATCCTTTCCGTTGAAGGAAGAGGCGCTCGTGCCAATTCCCATAAAGAACTCACGTGAAACAGAGCTGTACTTTCTCTTTTCTCCCCTCTTTTTGAAGGTCCAGAGAGAATCTCTAACATAACCATTTGTGAGAGCGACGTCTTCAAGTTCTTCCAGTATCTCGAGTTCCTTCTCGGGATCGTTCTTAGTGTTTTTGTAGGCCGTGTCTGCAAAACGCATCATTGGATAGACTGATACCTGTTCCGGGCCGTAAGAAATAGCCGTCTCAAGATCCTCAACGATTCTTCCCCGGTCAAGTTGGTAATCGAAGATCAAGTCTACGTCTACAAAGTCAAAGCCCGCCGAAGTAGTCTCGGCTATCGAATTATGCGAAACGCTGGAATCCTGTCTCCTTCGCCCCATAGAGTTCAAAGTGAAATCGTCGAAGGATTGTATTCCCAGACTGACGAAGTTAACGCCAGTCTCTCTTATTTCTTCAAGCCTCTTAATGGAAACATCTGCCGGGTGGATTTCAAGAGCGATTTCGCCATTCGCCATTTCCCTGAAATGAGAGACAACTCCCTTTAGAAGGTTCAGGTCATAAGAAGGTGTTCCACCTCCTATGTATATGGAACTGAATTGTGCGATTTTTTGGAGATCGGATTCGCGCTTCAAAGTCGTTAGGTATTTGTTTGTCAGTTTAGAGTCGTATTTGATTTTGTTGTAGGGGCAAAAGCTGCAAAACTCCGGGCAAAATGGTATGTGTATATACAGCCCTGGGGATGAATTAAAGCTCAGTGGTCCAGCACCATCCGCGTCCTCTATTATAAACAGCCTTTTGCCAAGTTCCATAACTCTTTCGGTAAGACTCATTTTTTGCCCTCCCGCTCCATTCTAGTACGTAAAGTGTGCTAATATAATATATGTTTTGAGCATATATCTTATTCTATTTGGATTACATCCCACATTTCTCACCTTTTTGACGTTGAACTCACCGGAATTATCGATTCGCGGCTAGAAACATCTTCGAATATGGTCTTACCACTTACCATGCGGTTCCTGCTGAAACCACACGGTCTTTGGTTCATCTGTTGTTTTCTACAGCACTCAGTCAGGATGAGTTAGTGGATGGGGATTGTCATTGAGATGCTATCCTGCTACTGTCCTGTTCAAATGTGAGCTATCTGCTCTTCAACGAAAATGTGTTCATCAAACAGCATCCGGGGTATATCTCAGATTCTCTCCTCATCTGCTGTGTTTAAGTCACTATTGGTGTACACAAACACTCTGGATCAAGAAATACCGAAGAGTCGAGTCCCAGAGTTTCAAGAAACGACTGTTGTTGTTCTGTCGGACCCTTTAACAGCCATCGTTGGCCTTTGAGTAGTATGACCTGAATACCAAGAAAGACTGTTGTCATCATGAACGCAGTGGGTTTGTTTGTCTTTTTGTTATCCCAACCAGGAACGGTAGAGTTCGTTTGCTCCAGGTATAACCTCATGGATCGTTCCATAAGCCTCCATACCATAAGGGCAATGATCAGGATCATACCAAGAGCATCAATACGTGAAGGTGTCTTGAGAAACAGATCATTTACTACCAGCGGGTCTTTGAGAAATGCAAAGTCACTCTCAACGATGTATTGTCCCTTGTAAGTTCGAACGATTCCTTTACTGTCC
Proteins encoded in this window:
- a CDS encoding radical SAM protein, whose protein sequence is MSLTERVMELGKRLFIIEDADGAGPLSFNSSPGLYIHIPFCPEFCSFCPYNKIKYDSKLTNKYLTTLKRESDLQKIAQFSSIYIGGGTPSYDLNLLKGVVSHFREMANGEIALEIHPADVSIKRLEEIRETGVNFVSLGIQSFDDFTLNSMGRRRQDSSVSHNSIAETTSAGFDFVDVDLIFDYQLDRGRIVEDLETAISYGPEQVSVYPMMRFADTAYKNTKNDPEKELEILEELEDVALTNGYVRDSLWTFKKRGEKRKYSSVSREFFMGIGTSASSFNGKDFRTNTFSLDEYFSFVDSGKLPVSKTIKMGKFSAILYYSFWALYGGHLDLGSVEEHFGRLPLRMRFLLYSTITRGYLKRESDIIKPTRLGTRELHIIEEWLTYSFIDQIWADLRSRARDHSVSGESVL